The sequence TTTCTACTGATCTATTTCAAGTTAACTGGCTCCCCTGTCATTTTTATTCTGCAGGCAAATTTATTCAgtgattttttaatttcagtgtaTTTACAGTTGTagaattttcatttgtatttctttgtagtttctatttgtttcattgagtttttaaaaaactacattccttgtgagaatattttatttttaatttattaagcaTAGTTACAATATCTACCTTAATATTCTCATATGCTCATTCCATCACCTGGGTTTATTGTCTATTTTCTTGAAATGGGAGGTCACATGTTCTTAATTCTTTGAATGTcaggcaatttttaaaagttgtgtcCTACATAACATGAATGGTTAAGATGTGGAGATTCTGGACTCTGTCATGCTCCTCTGCAGAGTGCTAATGTTTTTGCTTCATTTAATAATGAACTTAGTTAAACTCAAACTTCAAATGCTGTCTCTAGGCCAGTAGCACAAATGAAAGCTCAGTTTTTTTGTCCTTAGCGTATCCTATGCATGCATAGCTCAGGGGTCATCCAGAGACTTGGGCAGTTTATGCACAGAATTTGGGCTGTCCACTCTTTTGAGTTCCTCTTTCTGAGACTCTTCCCTCACTTTCCAGTGACTGTGGTTGCCCTGAACTTTGTCCTATGGTTTTTCAtgtcaaaaagattttttttctatcaaattaTTCCCCTCTGTTACATTAAATTCAGCCTATCTTCAAGCAAACAGCCTTAAAAATGTGATCTAACCCCCTGCCATTCCTTTCTTCCAAGATTCAACTCTTTCACATAATATGCCTGCTTTTGTTCATTCTTCAGTACCATTGGATcattgaggtgtgtgtgtgtttgcgtgtttTGTCCAGAGTTTATATAATTATCTGTGGGAGGGCCATGCCCAGTAGGAATCCACTTGGCCATATCAGAAAtgttattactaaaaaaaaaaaaaaaaaaaaaaattgattcatgagaatataaaaattgattacaaaaacataaaacttacTCTTAAACCCACAATCCTGGAAGAACCACTATCCACATAATGATAAGATGCATTTTTCatcatatgtatttgtgtgtataaacaatatctatatttaaattaaaattctaatgTGCATATAGTTTTGTAAcctttttatttagtattttagaTGCTATAGGTTGGTTTGTATAACATCTATTTTTCAATGCCCATGTCTCTTTATTTCCTATATGATAAAGGTTAAGAAATTAaagatttggccaggtgtggtggctcacactttgaatcacagcactttgagaggcctaggtggccagatcacttgagcccaggagtttgaaaccagcctgagtaacatggtgaaactctgtctctacaaaattaaaaaaaaaatacaaaaattagcttggtgacatgcacctgtagtcccagctactcggaaggctaaggtgggagggtgcttcagcctgggaggtagagattgcaatAAGCctagattgcactactgcacactccagtctgggtgacagagaccttgtctcaaaacaaaataaaacaaacaaagaaaaagattccATTTCCTCAAACTTCTCATTAAACTAGGTGTGGTCATGTGACTTATTTCTGGTCAAAAGATGTGAGCACATTCTTCTAGAAGGGGGACTTtgtggaaaattttaattttcttcaatattGGATTACTCACTTGACATCTGGAGACGCATCATTCAAACACATTCCTGAGAGTAAAAGTAATAATATAGAATCATTTGTATCTTCTTAAATATAGTTTCAAGTTGTGGTTTTTAATGTCATATTACTCAAATTTTGAAGGTATCATACTTTAATCAATTAACTAGCAATGTATATCTGATTTCTCTCTGTTGTGCAATAAATATTATAGTACGCCCTAATTGTGTAACACAGAATAGATTCTGTGATGGACTCCCGACCATAAGGCTTTGATATATACTGTCAGATTTACATTTTGGTAGGTTGTACAAACTTATACAACTACCAAAAGCAGTGTGTGACAGATTGTTTTCTGCCTCTCACAAacgtaattatttttttaaatcttgatttaagaaaaaatgtttctactttttttcctcttctttatgtCAGAGGAGTTTAGCATCTTTCTCTTCCCACACCCTCAGATTCCAAAAAATAtatgcctggaatgctcttccatcatatatatacacacacgtaggTTGCTCTTTTACCCTCTCTGGGTCTTTGCTTTTGTCACCATCTAAGTAAGCTTACTGCCTGCTTCCCATcactatatttaaaattgtattccgCAAcacttccctccccttccttggCTTGCTTTTTGCCATGCGATGATCTGTTATACTTTATATTGTAGTTGTTTATTTATTGCCTATGTCCTCCTCTAGAATTAAGGTCTATGAGaacagggttttgtttgtttgctttctttttgttttgtagacTGCTGTATCTCAGGCACTTAGATGATCATAtcacttgaataaataaatgtttcaaaactgttgttaataataatttacttttatgccccttcatttttttaaagaggatctcaaaaaaagtttaaaaataattttttaaacttacttaCACAATGATGTAGATTAGTGGTTTTCAAAGGctggtccccagaccagcagtaCAGGAATCCTCTGGAaacttattaaaatgcaaattctcaagcCCCATCCACAGGGTTTCTGATCCAGTACGTCTGTGATgaggcccaagaatttgcattctaAAGTCTATGCTTTAACAAATCATTCAGGCAATTTTTATGCACACTAAAGTTTACGTATCATTGATTCAGACttatctctgtgtgtctgttttcctATACTAACCTCTAACTGTATTTAGACATCCTTTCTTCGTTCATCAATGCtaacttttaattcattttattactgCACAAAACGGCTTTCAGCATTCATTTATACCATTCAGGCATACCTATAATTCTCACTGTCTCAGGTGTGGCAATACTATGGGTTCCCCAAGACATGTGGAAATTCAACATAGCCATAACCTGCAACTGTTTCATCCTTCTAAAAAGTGCAGGCTTTCTACAGCTCTAGACAGTGATGACTCATTCTGTGCAGAGTGTCATATTTCCACTTGTTAAGAAATTATTGGTGGAAATGGCTTTCATACTGCATTTTCTTCCCATGCGATAAATAAGTTACTTGGAAATGAGGGGATATATTCATGAGTTGAGCTTTCAACccatgcatgtgtatgcatgtgtgcatattcCATTCTCAATATATTATATTAACACAttataattctctgaaatgaggtcaggaaggaaggagcttgaatgataaatatttgtaaagatgGCATTTAAGCACATATTTCTTTAGGGCCCATTATTATGCTGAACTACTATTTAGGTGAAATATTTACTCAACAGAATTGAACATGACTAGACACATCCTGGTAACTGCTCATATGTTAGTTctgaggaataaatgaaataacgTAGGgattgtgctttaaaaaatataaaagataatatgccaaattacaatattttatattaattatgtaagttaatattgtattaaaatatttctgtacttACATCTGTACTTACGTCTCTGCTTTTAGTGTAACAACTTAGAGTTTAAAATAGTTCAggagttttgtgggttttttgtgtttctttttttgagagagagcctcactctgttgcccaggctggagtgcactgtagcctccacctcctgggtgcaagcaactctcttgcttcagcctccggagcgGCTGCGATTACAGGGATTACAGCATGCCccgctaatattttgtatttttagtagagatggggtttcactgtgttggctagtctggtctcaaactcctggcctcaagtgatccacccaccttggcctcccaaactgctggagattacaggtatccaccatgcccagccagaagtaTTTTTAATCTATAGCTCAAGAGTAAAAAAAATTCAGGTGTGCAATGGCAAAGAGGTCTCCTGTGACGGTCCAAGTTGATGCATAGTACCTTCTGGAATGCATGCTGCACAATGATTCTGAGGCCAACTCTGGGTTCACTCAGAAAGAGTACAGTGATCCAGTAAATAATGCCCAATATTGAGCAAGAACAGGGAGGAGTGACATTTGTTTCATTTGCATTCCCTGATTGAGGTGTTTGTATGTTAGTTCTTTGAATATGAGATAAAACGGGGTGATTATTCAGAAAATCACTTTCATTCACCTGCAATCACAATTCATCATCAGTCTGAAAAAATGGTAAATGTAGAAACATAGTGCTGTTATAATTCACCATGTTAATGAAAGAACGTGTGTTTGATAGGAAAAGTCTTTATGAATTCAACATCGTTTCATACTATATACTTTCGATTCATCATCATTCATGAATAATCATACAAAGATTTTAACTCTGTCAAACAACATTGTGGAGGGGTTCAGTGACAACCTTAAATAATGTTGATTTgtgcatattaaaatattttaattataaaaatacatgtgcatgatttaaaaatccaaatatagAAGGAAGTCTTGCTCCTATCCTAGAACCCAATCCTATACTCCTGTGCCCAATGGCAACCACCATGaagtttattctgtatttttttcaaagtctattcacatacaaatacatgtatatatgcatactaagatatatacacatacagagatAAGAGACAGAGGTTAAACAAACATACCCTTTTGTACACAAAGGggaatataatatatacatggtTCAGCAACCTGCTTTTTTACACTTCACAGTATATCTTGAATACCACTCCCTACCAGCACATTTGTATCCTCAGCTGCTTTATTTTCTCGTTTTCCTGTTAATACTTTTTACAAATATAACAACCCTTTCAAAAAGATTTCTGCTGATGCAGAAGTCAACACAGACATTAAGAAAGAGCTGGGTGAAAATATCAAAGAGGCTTATACAAATGGCCACGCTCATTTACATAAGGCAATAAACAGATATGCAAATTCAACTATAATATATGGTGCTTAAGtacaaaacaagaagaaacacAGGAACTGTCAGCATATATAACTTGTTTCTCCATTGCTTTGAATATTCAAATTATTCACAAGTTTTAAGCTTTCAATTTCAATCTGAACATGTAGATCATTTATAATAATTGAGTAttgttaaaacaatattttttataaaaggttTTGTATCAAGTTTAAACCCTTGTTTCCATCCACTGATTCTATATGGAGATCCATTTTCAAAGTTTCTCATGTATAACAAGGTGTGATATCTTGCTAAAGGCTTTCTAACACTCTTTAAATTCAGTATATTTCCAAGgttcaacaaaattttaaatttagttaacAAATTTGCCACATTGTCACTCGTGAGATTTCGCTTTCGAATGAGTTTTCACATGTTTGGTTAGGGATGCATTTTGTTTGAAAgttttcccacattcattacattcatagggtttctctccagtgtgggaTCGCTGATGTATAACAAGCTGTGACTTTGCATTAAAGGCTTTttcacattcattacattcataaggtttctccCCAGTATGAGTTCTCTGATGTACAATAAGGTGAGACTTTTGGCTAAAggttttcccacattcattacactcatacggtttctctccagtatgaactctCTGATGCTGAGTAAGGCCTTCAATTTGtttaaaggctttcccacattgaTTACATTCAAAGGGACTTTCACCTGTATGAGTTCTCATATGGTAAGTAAGAGATGAGCTATGTCCAAAGGCTTTTCCACACTCATTACATTTATAAGGTTTCTCGTTAGTATGAGTTCTTTGATGTATAATGAGGTGTGACTTCTTGCtgaaagctttcccacattcattacattcaaaGGGTTTCTCACCTGTATGAATTCTCATGTGTTTAGTAAGCGATGAGCTATACttaaaggcttttccacattcattGCATTCATATGGTATTTCACCTGTATGTGTTCTCACATGTTCGGTAAGAGATGAGTTATACCTAAAAGACTtgccacattccttacattcatacgGCTTCTCACCTGTGTGAGATCTCACATGTTGAATAAGGTTTGAGCTGTGTCTGAAGGTTTTCCCACATTCAGCACATTCATAGggcttttctccagtatgaattcttagATGGTCAGTGAGTGCATGTTTATGACCATGGGCTTTGCCACACTCAATACATTCATATGGTTTTTCTCCggtgtgagttctctgatgtacAACAAGGTGTGACTTTTGGCTAAAGGCTatcccacattcattacattcatatggtttctccccagtatgaattctctgatggtCAATGAGTCCTTGTTTATGGCTGAGAACCTTCCCACATTgattacattcatagggtttcatACAAGCTTGAGGTTTTTCATGCTTAGTAGATGAGCTAAGGCTGGATGATTTCTTATGTTTCTCTCTAGTTTGAATTTTGTCCTGTTTAATATGGGATGAGCTATGACAGCATAATTTGTCATGTTTTTTGCCAGTTTTGTTACACTTATCAGATGAGCTATGGTTGGATAATTTctcatgtttctttccagtttgctttTTGCCTTTCCTTGTATCAGATAAGCTGCGGTTGAATGACTTCTTGTGTTCTTTAGCTGCATCAGATTTCCTTTTTACACAGTTTCTTGAGTGATCAGGTAAATCTAAATTCTGTTTCAAAATTTTTCCATGTGACTCaaatttaagaagccttttcttTGAAGGAATATGTTTTgtatgcaaattattttttttccccagtgaacCACAGTCACTGCCATTCTCCTtagtttgagttttctttttgacTACAACTTCCCTGAGGAGTTTGTTTTGAGATTGCTGGTTATTTTCAAGCTGGTCATCATCTTGCTGGACTTCTAAAATGGAATTCAGTGAGATATTCTTGTAAATCCTTGTACTCttatattttggaataaaacTTGTAAAGAAATGACCTGTTGTAGGGTTAAATTTTTATTCAGGCTAGTATACCAACGTAAATGAAACAACTAGGGTGAACGGACTTGAGGGAGAAGATGTTGTGGTAAAAAGAGGTGGGAAAAGTGacaatagtgatttttaaaaggttttgctGCTTAAAAATATGAGTGTGCAACCTGGGATAGAAGATGAAATAAACACAAGGAGAAGTGAACAGAGAATAGATGGAGTAAAAAGAGCTTATGATTGTAGCTGATACTTTTTTGAGGTTTCTCGTAAGCCCAAGCTGCCCAGTTCTGGTAACTCCCAAGCTGGCCATAGTATATTGCTGCTGCAGCCTATACTATATTACCCCAATTCTCCATGGGCACAGTTGGAGATAAATCTGACTCAAACCAAGATGTCCAACAAGATTCTTTCTTCTAACAAATTTGACTCCAGTTAGTCTCCACTTGGTActtaaatttagaaattatataaagCAGGTACTAGTAACCCATATTTTCTCTATGTAAACAGAAAGTTCAAAGAATGAAACATCCacacacagagaagcagagacataAGAACCGTGTCTTTAAAGAGATCATTTGCACAATTTCAATTCCCAATGGCTTCCTAGTTCCTTCCTAGTTCCTATTTCTAGCCCCTGGTGAGGACTGGCTGAACTATCTTGCCCTTAGCTTGTAAGGGATATACTCATGTCCT is a genomic window of Chlorocebus sabaeus isolate Y175 chromosome 12, mChlSab1.0.hap1, whole genome shotgun sequence containing:
- the ZFP37 gene encoding zinc finger protein 37 homolog isoform X4 codes for the protein MMLENYSNQASMGYQAPKPDVISKLEKGEAPWLGKGKRPSQGCPSKIARSKQKETDGKVQQDDDQLENNQQSQNKLLREVVVKKKTQTKENGSDCGSLGKKNNLHTKHIPSKKRLLKFESHGKILKQNLDLPDHSRNCVKRKSDAAKEHKKSFNRSLSDTRKGKKQTGKKHEKLSNHSSSDKCNKTGKKHDKLCCHSSSHIKQDKIQTREKHKKSSSLSSSTKHEKPQACMKPYECNQCGKVLSHKQGLIDHQRIHTGEKPYECNECGIAFSQKSHLVVHQRTHTGEKPYECIECGKAHGHKHALTDHLRIHTGEKPYECAECGKTFRHSSNLIQHVRSHTGEKPYECKECGKSFRYNSSLTEHVRTHTGEIPYECNECGKAFKYSSSLTKHMRIHTGEKPFECNECGKAFSKKSHLIIHQRTHTNEKPYKCNECGKAFGHSSSLTYHMRTHTGESPFECNQCGKAFKQIEGLTQHQRVHTGEKPYECNECGKTFSQKSHLIVHQRTHTGEKPYECNECEKAFNAKSQLVIHQRSHTGEKPYECNECGKTFKQNASLTKHVKTHSKAKSHE
- the ZFP37 gene encoding zinc finger protein 37 homolog isoform X2 — translated: MSVSSGYRILTKPETVDRRRSAGTTKEAGRPLEMAVSEPEASAAEWKQLDSAQRNVYHDMMLENYSNQASMGYQAPKPDVISKLEKGEAPWLGKGKRPSQGCPSKIARSKQKETDGKVQQDDDQLENNQQSQNKLLREVVVKKKTQTKENGSDCGSLGKKNNLHTKHIPSKKRLLKFESHGKILKQNLDLPDHSRNCVKRKSDAAKEHKKSFNRSLSDTRKGKKQTGKKHEKLSNHSSSDKCNKTGKKHDKLCCHSSSHIKQDKIQTREKHKKSSSLSSSTKHEKPQACMKPYECNQCGKVLSHKQGLIDHQRIHTGEKPYECNECGIAFSQKSHLVVHQRTHTGEKPYECIECGKAHGHKHALTDHLRIHTGEKPYECAECGKTFRHSSNLIQHVRSHTGEKPYECKECGKSFRYNSSLTEHVRTHTGEIPYECNECGKAFKYSSSLTKHMRIHTGEKPFECNECGKAFSKKSHLIIHQRTHTNEKPYKCNECGKAFGHSSSLTYHMRTHTGESPFECNQCGKAFKQIEGLTQHQRVHTGEKPYECNECGKTFSQKSHLIVHQRTHTGEKPYECNECEKAFNAKSQLVIHQRSHTGEKPYECNECGKTFKQNASLTKHVKTHSKAKSHE
- the ZFP37 gene encoding zinc finger protein 37 homolog isoform X5 — protein: MSVSSGYRILTKPETVDRRRSAGTTKEAGRPLEMAVSEPEASAAVSVTFRHVTMTFTQKEWKQLDSAQRNVYHDMMLENYSNQASMGYQAPKPDVISKLEKGEAPWLGKGKRPSQGCPSKIARSKQKETDGKVQQDDDQLENNQQSQNKLLREVVVKKKTQTKENGSDCGSLGKKNNLHTKHIPSKKRLLKFESHGKILKQNLDLPDHSRNCVKRKSDAAKEHKKSFNRSLSDTRKGKKQTGKKHEKLSNHSSSDKCNKTGKKHDKLCCHSSSHIKQDKIQTREKHKKSSSLSSSTKHEKPQACMKPYECNQCGKVLSHKQGLIDHQRIHTGEKPYECNECGIAFSQKSHLVVHQRTHTGEKPYECIECGKAHGHKHALTDHLRIHTGEKPYECAECGKTFRHSSNLIQHVRSHTGEKPYECKECGKSFRYNSSLTEHVRTHTGEIPYECNECGKAFKYSSSLTKHMRIHTGEKPFECNECGKAFSKKSHLIIHQRTHTNEKPYKCNECGKAFGHSSSLTYHMRTHTGESPFECNQCGKAFKQIEGLTQHQRVHTGEKPYECNECGKTFSQKSHLIVHQRTHTGEKPYECNECEKAFNAKSQLVIHQRSHTGEKPYECNECGKTFKQNASLTKHVKTHSKAKSHE
- the ZFP37 gene encoding zinc finger protein 37 homolog isoform X3; amino-acid sequence: MLSQVSVTFRHVTMTFTQKEWKQLDSAQRNVYHDMMLENYSNQASMGYQAPKPDVISKLEKGEAPWLGKGKRPSQGCPSKIARSKQKETDGKVQQDDDQLENNQQSQNKLLREVVVKKKTQTKENGSDCGSLGKKNNLHTKHIPSKKRLLKFESHGKILKQNLDLPDHSRNCVKRKSDAAKEHKKSFNRSLSDTRKGKKQTGKKHEKLSNHSSSDKCNKTGKKHDKLCCHSSSHIKQDKIQTREKHKKSSSLSSSTKHEKPQACMKPYECNQCGKVLSHKQGLIDHQRIHTGEKPYECNECGIAFSQKSHLVVHQRTHTGEKPYECIECGKAHGHKHALTDHLRIHTGEKPYECAECGKTFRHSSNLIQHVRSHTGEKPYECKECGKSFRYNSSLTEHVRTHTGEIPYECNECGKAFKYSSSLTKHMRIHTGEKPFECNECGKAFSKKSHLIIHQRTHTNEKPYKCNECGKAFGHSSSLTYHMRTHTGESPFECNQCGKAFKQIEGLTQHQRVHTGEKPYECNECGKTFSQKSHLIVHQRTHTGEKPYECNECEKAFNAKSQLVIHQRSHTGEKPYECNECGKTFKQNASLTKHVKTHSKAKSHE
- the ZFP37 gene encoding zinc finger protein 37 homolog isoform X1; this encodes MSVSSGYRILTKPETVDRRRSAGTTKEAGRPLEMAVSEPEASAAKEWKQLDSAQRNVYHDMMLENYSNQASMGYQAPKPDVISKLEKGEAPWLGKGKRPSQGCPSKIARSKQKETDGKVQQDDDQLENNQQSQNKLLREVVVKKKTQTKENGSDCGSLGKKNNLHTKHIPSKKRLLKFESHGKILKQNLDLPDHSRNCVKRKSDAAKEHKKSFNRSLSDTRKGKKQTGKKHEKLSNHSSSDKCNKTGKKHDKLCCHSSSHIKQDKIQTREKHKKSSSLSSSTKHEKPQACMKPYECNQCGKVLSHKQGLIDHQRIHTGEKPYECNECGIAFSQKSHLVVHQRTHTGEKPYECIECGKAHGHKHALTDHLRIHTGEKPYECAECGKTFRHSSNLIQHVRSHTGEKPYECKECGKSFRYNSSLTEHVRTHTGEIPYECNECGKAFKYSSSLTKHMRIHTGEKPFECNECGKAFSKKSHLIIHQRTHTNEKPYKCNECGKAFGHSSSLTYHMRTHTGESPFECNQCGKAFKQIEGLTQHQRVHTGEKPYECNECGKTFSQKSHLIVHQRTHTGEKPYECNECEKAFNAKSQLVIHQRSHTGEKPYECNECGKTFKQNASLTKHVKTHSKAKSHE